The DNA segment GCTTCTACATTATATTTTACTTGTTTTGCCATTTCTTAAATGTGATTAAGTTTTAATGTTTAAATGTTACTCCAATTATCCTACGATAGCGTAGATGTCGCTTTCGCGCATGATCAAATAGTCTTTACCGTCAATAGGAAGTTCTGTGCCGCCATATTTGCCATAAAGCACTACATCGCCCACTTTAACTGCTGGTTTCTTACCTTCTGAATCTTCTTCCGAAACCGAAACAACAGTTCCTTTTGATGGTTTTTCTTTTGCAGTGTCAGGGATATAGATTCCTGAAGCTGTTTTTTCTTCTGCCGCAGCAGGTTCAACAATAACTCTGTTTGCTGTACCTGAAATTGGTTTAAGGTTTAAAGCCATAACTTGATATTAATTTATTTTTTAAGTTAAAATTTAAATTCGTATTGTACGTCAGTAATTACATCAGTTTTTATGCCAATGCAATTAGGGTTGACAAATTTGCACTGCATTGTCAGCTAACAGATTTTGTTAAAGTGTTTTTGTGTCAGAGTGGCAGAACATAAAAAAGCCCGGTACACTGTACCGGGCTTTTCTCTATAACCTTTAAGGTCTATTTCTTTGTGGTATCTGTAGCAACAGGAGCAGCAGCTGGTGCCGTTCTGTTTCCTATCGGAGATGGTGTTGGGGTTTTGTCCAGGTGTTCCTGGATTTTTGATGCGCCGCCGGTAGATGAACCTCCCGATTTTGCAATTGTGGTAATAGATAAGGTGATCACAACAATTAAAGTTAATAAAACCCAGGTGCCTTTTTCCAGTACATCACCTGTACGTTGAACACCAAACATATTGCTGCCCGCACCACCGGTAGCCAGACCACCACCTTTAGGATTTTGTACCAAAACAAACAGCCCTAAAGCAACACAAACAATGATCAATAAAATAATTAAAAAAAGCATAATATGTTATGTTGTTAAATTTTCTTTTCTATAGATTGGATAAGGTCGGCAAAGTAACGGCTTTTTTCTGGAAACTTCAAACTTAATTTTTCGTAGGTCTCAATTGCCTTGTCATAAAGCATCTGCTCGATATAAATTTTAGCTAAGGTTTCAGATACCAGATCGTTATGGTCTTCTGCACTTTTCTTGGCCTTGTTCTCATTGTCGATCTGCTCCGGTTTTGGCGGGCTGATCTGCGGATCATTTTTAATAAAGCTTTCTATAATTTCAGCGCCCTTGGTTGGCTTCCTGAAACCTTCGGTGGTATAGCCTTCTTCTTCCTCAAAAGGACTTTGTATATGAAATATATGTTCTACATACTGATGTTGCAGTTCACTGGGCCTGTGTTGCCTGTTATGTTGCTCAGGCTCCTCAGTTTCCTTTTTTTTTGGCGAGGCATAAGGCTGGAAGATCTGCTGATGCTCTTTCCTGGTCTTGGCCAGCCACCATAAAAAAGTATAAGGCAGCTGATCATCATCATATTTGCTGATCACCACAGGCTCTTCCTGTTTTAACGGTGCGGTCTGCTGTTCCGTCACAGGTGTCGGGCTTTCTTCTTCAGAGGCTTCTACAGTGAAATTATCCTGGAAAGCAAAGAAATCAGACGATACAATGTTTTCGATCACAAAATCATCTTCCGGCTTTAAAGGGGTATCATTTTGCCCAAATTCTTTAATGTTTACCTCTCCGATTTCTTCAAAAACCTCCTGTTCGTCCGCATTGCTCAATTTATTTTCTGATTCAGCAGGCACCTCATCAATCACATCCACATCAATCGGCTCCGGCTGTATACCTGCCAGGTCAACAAAAGGTACCGGCTGAAGATCGGTTTGCAGCAATTCTTCGGGGGCATAAAGCAGATTATAGAGCAGCTGCCCATTGGTGTATAAGGCTGCGGTGGCCAGGTTGTTGTTTTGTTCCGGACCTTCAAGTGTTGCTTTGGCCAGCAACAGGTGCAGGGGCTGGAAATAAGGATAGCGTGCTGTTAAATCCTTTAACAGGGCCTCATTTTCCCGGGTTACCTTTTCAGGTGCCGCAAGTAATACTGCCAGTTGTTGTTTAATGTCTAATTCCTGCTCCACGTTGCTAAGTTAATAATTGAAACGCCAAATTCTACCAATTTGCAAATGCACGGTTAAAAATGTCTTCAGTGAGCTGTGCGGTTACGTCTTTGATCAGCCCCTGTTCTATGCTCTGCAGGCTTTGTCCCTGTAGTTTAAAGTCTTTAAAGCGTTCAAAAGACTCCTCAAAACTCAATTTAGGGTTAAGGTTATTGGTGTACTTTACATTTACCCTGATGCTGAGCCTGTTGGCACCTGCTGTTGGTGCGTTGTTGTCCTGTATGGCAACCGGGCTTATGGAGTAACCCGAAATGTTGCCCGAAAAAACGGCATGGGCATCATTCTGTGTAATGCTCAGGCTGGTCTGGTTTCTGATCCTTGTTTTCAGCTCCTCTGTAAACTGTGAACTTAAATAAGGGACAACCAAAGGTGCGTTGTTTTCAAAAACAAGGACGTTAACGGTTTTCATCTCTGCCGGAATGGAAGCCCCGTTCAGCGCTATTTTACACCCGCTAAGTACGAAAGGTAAAAGCAACAGTATCAATACTTTTTTCATCACTAGTTTAAGTTCAGTTCCTTAATTTTCCTGTATAATGTACGTTCCGAGATACCCAGCTCCTGTGCAGCAAATTTGCGCTTGCCCTTGTGCTTTTTTAAAGCTTTTTTGATCAGGTCTGATTCTTTGTCGATCAGCGACAATGATTCTTCAACTTCCTCTGCATCCTGCGTATAGTTATATTCTGAGGGGGAGTTTTGTAAAGGGTTTTTAATGGTCAGGGTCGCCTCATGGTTCATTGTCTGGTCCACATCCTGGTAAAGCTGATTGATGTAATGTGGATTGTCGGCAATCACATGAGAGGTATTGCCCCCGCTTTGTATAATTTCAGCAACCAGTTTTTTCAGTTCCATCATGTCCTTTTTCATGTCAAAAAGCACCTTGTAAAGAATATCCCGTTCAGAAAAATCATCTTTACTGCCACCATTGCTGATCGCCATTGGCAGATTGCTCCCGCTTTCATTAGGGATATAGTTCAGCAGGGCTGCTGCGGTTACGTTCCGGTCTTTTTCAAGCACGCAGATCTGTTCGGCTATATTTTTCAGCTGCCTTACGTTTCCGGGCCAGCTGTAATTGCTCAGCATCTGTATGGCATCCGGCTCCAGCTGTATACCCGGACTTCTATACTTATCGCTAAAGTCGGCAGAAAACTTTCTGAACAGCAGGTAAATGTCTTCTTTACGTTCATGCAGTGCAGGGATCCGCAAAGGAACCGTGTTTAGCCTGTAGTAAAGGTCTTCACGGAACTTACCCGATTTTACCCTGTTGTATACATCTACGTTGGTGGCTGCAATGATCCGTACATCTGTTTTTTGTACTTTTGACGATCCTACCCTCAGGTATTCGCCACTTTCTAATATCCTGAGTAAACGCGCCTGGGTGCCTAATGGCAATTCTGCCACTTCATCTAAAAAGATCGTACCTCCATTGGCCACCTCAAAATAACCCTTACGGGCTTCATGAGCACCGGTAAAAGAACCTTTTTCATGACCAAACAATTCCGAGCCTATGGTTCCTTCCGGTATGGCACCGCAGTTTACGGCAATAAATGCCCCATGTTTCCGGGTGCTCATCTGATGGATAATATGAGAGAAAACCTCTTTACCACTACCACTTTCGCCGGTAATCAATACAGACATATCGGTTGGTGCAACCTGTCTGGCTATATCTATTGCCCGGTTCAGCAGCGGAGAGCCTCCTATAATCCCGAAACGGTTTTTAATGTCCTGTATATCCATTTATTATATACTTTCTTCCTTGTTTTTTGTTCCGTCATTGTGTTAAGCTTCAGCAACGAAGCAATGACGGAGGTTAATTAAACTGCTGCCTCTTCTTGTACCACTACAGTTCCAAGAAGTGTTGCAGAGGTACAACGGTCAATATGCACATTTACATATTGCCCGGCTTTAATTCCTGCAGTAGCAGGGAAAACAACCATTGCATTCTGATCATTTCTGCCACAGAAATCCCTGTCAGATTTTTTAGAGGTACCTTCTACCAAAATCTTAACAGTTTTTCCAACAAATTGTTGCAAACGGAACAAAGAAGTTTCCTGTTGTTTAGCTAAAATTTCTGCCAGCCTGCGTTTTTTTACTTCTTCAGGAACATCGTCCTCCAGTTTTCTGGCGGCCAGTGTTCCTGGTCTTTCCGAATAGCTGAAAGTAAAGGCAAAATCATAGCCCACATAGTCCATGATACTGAGTGTTTCCTGGTGTTCTTCTTCTGTTTCCGTACAGAATCCGGCAATGATATCCGAAGAAATGGCACAATCAGGTATAATCTGTCTGATGGCATCTATCCTGTTGATGTACCATTCTCGTGTATAAGTCCGGTTCATCAGTTCCAGTACCCGTGTACTGCCCGATTGTACCGGCAGGTGGATATAGTTACAAATGTTTTCGTATTTGGCAATGGTGTATAACACCTCGTCTGTAATGTCTTTAGGGTGTGAGGTAGAAAACCTGACCCGGAGTTCAGGACTGATCAGTGCAACTTTTTCCAGCAGCTGGGCAAAGTTCACTTCAATTTCCTGCGCTTCCCTGTTTTCATCAGTAGCGGCACCCTTCCATTTGTAAGAGTCTACATTCTGTCCCAGCAGAGTCACTTCTTTATAACCACGGTCAAATAAGTCCTGCGCTTCGGCAAGTATAGAGTGTGGGTCACGGCTTCTTTCACGGCCCCTTGTAAAAGGCACCACGCAAAAGGAACACATGTTGTCGCAACCCCGCATAATTGAAATAAAGGCCGTAATGCCATTTCCGTTCAAGCGGACCGGACTGATGTCTGCATAAGTTTCCTCACGTGATAAAAGGACATTAATGGCCTTATGACCGCTTTCAACTTCATTCAGCAATTGCGGAAGTTCGCGGTAAGCATCAGGGCCAACCACCACATCCACCAGTTTTTCTTCTTCCAGAAATTTAGATTTCAGGCGTTCGGCCATACAGCCCAGTACCCCAACAATAAGCTTTGGGTTTCTGCGCTTCTCTGCGCCAAACTGCGACAGCCTGTTGCGTACCCTTTGTTCTGCGTTTTCCCGGATTGAACAGGTATTAATGAACACCACATCCGCTTCTTTATAGTCGCCCGTAGTTTCAAATCCCTGGTCTAATAAAATCGATGCAACAATTTCACTGTCCGCAAAATTCATCTGGCAACCGTAACTTTCAATATACAGCTTCCTGCCATTGCGCACTAAAGGTGCCGCTGTAACCAAAGCCTCTCCTTGTCGTGCTTCATCGTGTTTCTTATCTGTCAGCTGTAAATCAATCATAAATATTAAACTTTTATGGGGCTTCAAAAATACGGAATAATATTTATAAATGACAAATTGGCAGAAATATTAATTACAATAGAATTGAGCCGGTCCTTTAAAAATTCTGAATCGTATAGGACTTTTTTAATAAAGCATTGTCTTGTAGCAAAAGGAATAATTAAAAAGGGTTTTTACTTGGTTAATTTATTGGTGTATGCTTAAATTTTGCACTTTATTTAATTCTGCTTATTTATCACGTGGTCTGGCCATGTACAATTCACTGGAGCAGCATTGCGACGATTTTCACCTGTATATTGTTGCGTTTGATGAAGATTGTTATGATGCACTTCTGGCACTTCAGCTAAGTCATGCAAGTGTTATCGCGCTAAAGGACTTCGAAAATGAAGCACTGCTGGCTGTAAAAATGGGCAGGACACCAACAGAATACTGCTGGACCTGTTCTTCATCTGCCATCAAGTATTGTATAGAGACCTACCAGCTTGACCATTGCACTTATGTAGATGCAGACCTGTTGTTTTTTAACAATCCCAAGGTTTTATATGATGAAATGGGGGATAAATCAGTCCTGATTACAAAACACAGGTTTACCCCATGCTTTGACCAGTCGGCAACCAGCGGGGTCTATTGTGTACAATACCTTACTTTTAAGAACACCCTGGAGGGCATGACCGCGCTGAACTGGTGGGTTGATGCCTGTCTGGAATGGTGTTTTTGCAGAATGGAAGATAATAAATTTGGTGATCAGAAATACCTGGACGACTGGACAGCAAGATTTAAGGGGGTGCATGAACTGAAACACCTTGGTGGTGGAGTAGCGCCATGGAATGTGCAGCAGTATGCCTTTAAACGTGTAGCAGGCAAAATACGCGGGACAGAGTTTTTTAGCAACAATAATTTTGACCTCGTTTTTTACCATTATCACGCCTTTGCCTATACCTGGAACAACAGTTACAGGTTAACCAATGAGATCTATCCCCTGAACAGAAATCAGATCAGGCACATTTACAAACCTTATGTGCTGGCACTCCTAAAGGCAGAAAAGACAATCGGAGCATTGGGTGAACATGTAAGGGCATACAAAAGAACTGAAGAAGGAATATGGATCAACCGGGTGATTGGCCGCTGGGCGGTATTCTTCCTCAAAGGTTTTTACAAACAGTATTATTCTAAACGCTTTTTTCAATATGGCATCTTTAATTAACTTAAAAACATTTACGGATAAGCGTGGCAACCTTACCGTTATCGAAAGGGCTGTACCTTTTGATATCAAAAGGATCTTTTACATTTACGGGGTGGATGATTCTGAACGCGGTGGCCACCGCCATCATAAAACGATACAGGCCGCCATTTGTATTCGTGGTAATTGTACCATTTATAACGACAATGGCCGGGATGAATGCACTTTTGTGCTGGATTCGCCCGACAAATGTCTGCTCATCCGGCCGGAAGACTGGCATACCATGTACGATTTCAGTGAAGATGCCATTTTAATGGTATTGGCTTCAGAATATTTTGACGCAAATGATTACATCAGCACACCTTATGTTTATCAATACAGCAGAGTATGAATACGATCATCATCATTAAAGACCAGGCTAAAAGGGGGCCTTACCCATATCAGTGCACATTCTGGGTAAAGGTTTAACCAGTCTGTTTTAACTAGGCATAAAAAAAGCTTAGAATTTAGTATTTTAGTCCTGGTTAAAATACTAAGATGAGCAAAAATATAACAGGTGGACTTGAATGGAAAGTTATAGCGGTGTGTATACTGTTGTGTGGACTGGGTTGTAAAAAAATAGACGGTATAGCGGATACGAAGATCAAACCCCCTGTCAGAACTTATGTAGTAACAGCAAGAATTGATAAAAAAGGCACCAATAGCAATTCTGAAGGTACAGCGGTACTTAAAGGCACTTATGATGAAGGTACGAAAGCGTTAAGCTATACCTTGGAATACAAAGATCTGGTGCCGCAGGTCATCACCCTTAGAAGCGGAGCTAAAGGGTCGGTTGGAACTTTGATACAGGAAATTTATAAAAAAAGCACTGAAAAAGAGGCTTCATTGCCTATAAAGGGGGGCTTTACATTGAGTCCTTTACAGGAACGTAATTTATTGAAAGGGCAATGGTTTGTTGCTATAGGCACTTTAACGTTAAATCCTGAAATTTCGGGCATACTTACACTAAAGCAAAAATAAGAGCAATAATGGAAAGGGAGTATGCGCGTCTTAATGAAGAAGATCAAAAGCTGGTTAACGCAATTGTGCAGCGCGATAAAAAGCTGTTTGAAGTGCTCTATAAAAAATATTATCAGCAGTTATTTGCTGTGGCCTACCGCTATGTAGGCCAGGCAGAAATTGCAGAAGAGATTGTTCATGATGTGTTTATAACTATATGGAATAAAGCAGATCAGTTAAATATTCAACATTCAATGAAAAGTTATTTGTTTAAATCGATCGTAAATTCATCCCTGAACTTTATTAAAAAAGAGAAGGTCCAGGCAGAAAAACAGCAGGTATATATGGCCATAGTAGATAAAGAAACTGCTGATGAACCGGATACGGATAGGGAGGAAGCACTGCTTAAAGACCTTGCACAGGCACTGGAACTGCTGCCCGATAAATGCAGACAAGTGATGTACCTGAGCCGTTTCGGGAAACTGAAACAACAGGAGATTGCCACACAGATGAACATCTCCATTAAAACAGTGAAAAATCACCTCACTTACGGTTTTCAAAAGTTAAGGGAACAGCTTGAGAAACGAAAACATATTGCAATTGTGCTGTTCCTGCTTTTAAACATTTTAACGCCTTAAAACTCTCCTTATGAAGCAATTTGAAACTAATGAAGAATTGATATACGCCCTGATCATTGATGATCTGGATGGATCAATTACAGCCGAAAATAAGCTGCTCCTGGAACAATGGAGAACCGCTGATGCGGACCATGAAAAAACTTATCAGGATTTTCTAGATGTACAGACAGGTATGGATAAACTGTACAAAAAAAACGGATATGACCCACAGGAATCCTGGAAATCGCTGGATAAAAAAATAACCCTGCTGGAGGATGACCGTTTTGCAGCGGTTAAACCCTTGCGCCATAAGGGTATATGGTATAAAGTTGCGGCCGCTGTGCTGCTTATTTGTGGATTGGGGTATTATTTTATAGTACAAAACGGGTATGTGGTGATCTCGACCGCCGGGAATGCGGCAATAACCCGTATTGTTTTGCCCGATGGCACAGAAGTAAACCTCAATGCAGCAACAAAAATAAGGTACAATAAAAATAATTTTGCAGGCGACAGAAAGCTCGAACTGTTAACCGGAGAAGTATTTATTCATGTGGTAAGCCATACTTCATCCCGTTTCAGGGTTGATTTAGGGGACATTGAAGCCGAAGATATTGGCACAAGTTTTAATGTGATCAGAAATGATGATAAAATAGCTGTAGTTGTTGAAGAAGGAAAAGTGGCTTTAAAGCACCTGGATTTAAACCGGGAAATCCTGTTAACTGCCGGAAAACTTGGTGTATATGATACAAAAAGAAAAATGCTGGTTGCGGCCGATAATTTAAATGTAAACTATAAAGCCTGGGTAGATAAGGATTTTATTTTTCAGGAAGTTCCGGTGGATCAGGTTGCAGAGCAGCTGGAAAAGGTATATCAGATCCCTATCGATATCAAAGGAGCGCTGAAAGATAGAAAGTTAACAGCAAGGTTACATTATCAAACTTTAGATAGTGCACTTGCCGTAATTTCCGCATCTTTGCAATGCAAAGTAATAAAGGAAAAGGACACTTATGTTTTATCGGATAATTAGACAGCAATCTTTTTTACCTGTTCTTTTTTTATTTGTATTATCCGGACAAAGCCTGTTTGCACAACAAAAGAACCTGCTTGCAAGTAAGGTGACGATAAGTTTACCAGCAGATTCGCTGATTAAAAACCTGCTGAGGCTGGAGCTCAAAACCAGGAACAACTTTGCCTTCGACCCGGATCAGCTGCGATCCATAAAAATACCTGAACAGTTTTTTGTACAAACAGCCTTAAGCACTGTCCTTGAAAAAATATTATCAGGTACCAACCTGGTTTTTAGCCAGATTGGGAACGATATTGTAATTGCCCCAAAAAAAGGGGTAATATGGACGATTCACGGACATGTACGCGATAAATCAAGCGGGGAAGAACTGATGGGGGCAACCCTGCAGATCCAGGCCCTGGAGGTCGGGGTAAACACCAATCAATATGGGTTCTATTCTATTTCGGTTCCCGAAGGTGATTACCTGATAAAGGTTTCCAATCCCGGGTACCTGGATTTTGAAAAACGGGTTAAATTAAATGGAAACCGGCAGGAAGAGATAGAATTGCTGCTTAAAGAACGTCAGCTGGAAGAAGTGGTCATCCGGCAATCCATCATTACCCCCAATCCGATATTGCGGAATGAACTGAACTTTGCCGCAAAACAACTGAACAATACACCTTATTATGCCGGTGAGACTGACGTAATGAAACGGCTGCAAATGGAAAATGGTATCAAAGCGCTAACGGAAGGCAGCTCGGGCTTGTTTGTTAGGGGTGGCAATGCCGACCAGAACCTGATCCTGCTGGATGAAGCCATTGTGTATAATCCTTCCCATTTGTATGGACTGGTTTCTGTTTTTAATGCCGATGCAGTTAATAATTTACAGGTTTACAGAGATTATATGCCAGCCAACTATGGGGGACGGCTTTCATCAGTAATTGTAAACAGGATGGCCGAAGGGAACAGTAAAGAATTTCATTTAAATGGGGGCATTAACCTGATGTCGGCCAGGTTGGCTGTTGAAGGACCAATTGTAAAGGACAAAGGCTCATTCATTGTAGCCTACCGCCGCAGCTTGCTGGATGTTTTTCACAGTAAGTTTAAACTGTTTAACCCAAACTCTGTTTATTACGACATCAATGCCAAGGCAAACTATAAGCTAAACAGAGACAACAGCGTATTTTATTCCGTATACCTGGGTAAGGACCACCTGCTTTCAGAGAATTCATATACAAACAACTGGGGAAATTTAACTTCTACACTGCGCTGGAACCATGTTTTTAGTTCAAGAGTGTTTTTAAATGTTTCTGCCATTTACAGCAATTACAGCAATCTCCTGGATTTGAACGCCGATACCCTGTCGCAGAAAAGCCAGTGGAGTACCGGTGTAAAAGACCTTACCCTGAAAGCCGATTATACCTATTACAGAACGCCCTCAAATCAGATCAAGTTTGGACTCTCGGGTATTTATCATCAGTTCTCGCCCGGCGAAATGTTCAATCAGGAAGCTTTTGAGTTTAATATATCCCGGGACAAATCGTTTGAATCCGCACTTTATTATTCCCAGCAGATTTCTCTGAGCAAGTTGTTCGAGCTGAATTATGGCCTCCGCCTTGGCTTTTTCAGGAATTCGGAAGAAAAGCGGAATATTTTTGATGCGGAGGGAAACA comes from the Pedobacter heparinus DSM 2366 genome and includes:
- a CDS encoding co-chaperone GroES, whose amino-acid sequence is MALNLKPISGTANRVIVEPAAAEEKTASGIYIPDTAKEKPSKGTVVSVSEEDSEGKKPAVKVGDVVLYGKYGGTELPIDGKDYLIMRESDIYAIVG
- the secG gene encoding preprotein translocase subunit SecG, yielding MLFLIILLIIVCVALGLFVLVQNPKGGGLATGGAGSNMFGVQRTGDVLEKGTWVLLTLIVVITLSITTIAKSGGSSTGGASKIQEHLDKTPTPSPIGNRTAPAAAPVATDTTKK
- a CDS encoding LptE family protein, coding for MKKVLILLLLPFVLSGCKIALNGASIPAEMKTVNVLVFENNAPLVVPYLSSQFTEELKTRIRNQTSLSITQNDAHAVFSGNISGYSISPVAIQDNNAPTAGANRLSIRVNVKYTNNLNPKLSFEESFERFKDFKLQGQSLQSIEQGLIKDVTAQLTEDIFNRAFANW
- a CDS encoding CHRD domain-containing protein, which translates into the protein MSKNITGGLEWKVIAVCILLCGLGCKKIDGIADTKIKPPVRTYVVTARIDKKGTNSNSEGTAVLKGTYDEGTKALSYTLEYKDLVPQVITLRSGAKGSVGTLIQEIYKKSTEKEASLPIKGGFTLSPLQERNLLKGQWFVAIGTLTLNPEISGILTLKQK
- a CDS encoding sigma-54 interaction domain-containing protein, with protein sequence MDIQDIKNRFGIIGGSPLLNRAIDIARQVAPTDMSVLITGESGSGKEVFSHIIHQMSTRKHGAFIAVNCGAIPEGTIGSELFGHEKGSFTGAHEARKGYFEVANGGTIFLDEVAELPLGTQARLLRILESGEYLRVGSSKVQKTDVRIIAATNVDVYNRVKSGKFREDLYYRLNTVPLRIPALHERKEDIYLLFRKFSADFSDKYRSPGIQLEPDAIQMLSNYSWPGNVRQLKNIAEQICVLEKDRNVTAAALLNYIPNESGSNLPMAISNGGSKDDFSERDILYKVLFDMKKDMMELKKLVAEIIQSGGNTSHVIADNPHYINQLYQDVDQTMNHEATLTIKNPLQNSPSEYNYTQDAEEVEESLSLIDKESDLIKKALKKHKGKRKFAAQELGISERTLYRKIKELNLN
- a CDS encoding TonB-dependent receptor, yielding MFYRIIRQQSFLPVLFLFVLSGQSLFAQQKNLLASKVTISLPADSLIKNLLRLELKTRNNFAFDPDQLRSIKIPEQFFVQTALSTVLEKILSGTNLVFSQIGNDIVIAPKKGVIWTIHGHVRDKSSGEELMGATLQIQALEVGVNTNQYGFYSISVPEGDYLIKVSNPGYLDFEKRVKLNGNRQEEIELLLKERQLEEVVIRQSIITPNPILRNELNFAAKQLNNTPYYAGETDVMKRLQMENGIKALTEGSSGLFVRGGNADQNLILLDEAIVYNPSHLYGLVSVFNADAVNNLQVYRDYMPANYGGRLSSVIVNRMAEGNSKEFHLNGGINLMSARLAVEGPIVKDKGSFIVAYRRSLLDVFHSKFKLFNPNSVYYDINAKANYKLNRDNSVFYSVYLGKDHLLSENSYTNNWGNLTSTLRWNHVFSSRVFLNVSAIYSNYSNLLDLNADTLSQKSQWSTGVKDLTLKADYTYYRTPSNQIKFGLSGIYHQFSPGEMFNQEAFEFNISRDKSFESALYYSQQISLSKLFELNYGLRLGFFRNSEEKRNIFDAEGNRLKKYDHKFFVKPEPRVNISYLPTANQRFFVTYNLNYQYLQLIQNSTLAFSSLEPWVPASANIKPQRSNHFALGYRYSPANYLFSISVYYKKLDNQLDLIGHAQIIRNPEVRDQLRAGTSNAYGVEVEMNKTAGKFSGTLAYSYSRVYRKISDINFGERFVANYDIPHELKLTARYEFNNSLSVQSFFTYSTGRPLTLPVGYYQHDGLNVPIFEGRNTSRFPDFSRLDVSAQYRLQSHLSGRRSLQHTISIGAYNLYNRKNPLYYHLNSSSFESKGSTIEYGFGFYPWVAYSFKI
- a CDS encoding RNA polymerase sigma factor, whose translation is MEREYARLNEEDQKLVNAIVQRDKKLFEVLYKKYYQQLFAVAYRYVGQAEIAEEIVHDVFITIWNKADQLNIQHSMKSYLFKSIVNSSLNFIKKEKVQAEKQQVYMAIVDKETADEPDTDREEALLKDLAQALELLPDKCRQVMYLSRFGKLKQQEIATQMNISIKTVKNHLTYGFQKLREQLEKRKHIAIVLFLLLNILTP
- the miaB gene encoding tRNA (N6-isopentenyl adenosine(37)-C2)-methylthiotransferase MiaB, whose translation is MIDLQLTDKKHDEARQGEALVTAAPLVRNGRKLYIESYGCQMNFADSEIVASILLDQGFETTGDYKEADVVFINTCSIRENAEQRVRNRLSQFGAEKRRNPKLIVGVLGCMAERLKSKFLEEEKLVDVVVGPDAYRELPQLLNEVESGHKAINVLLSREETYADISPVRLNGNGITAFISIMRGCDNMCSFCVVPFTRGRERSRDPHSILAEAQDLFDRGYKEVTLLGQNVDSYKWKGAATDENREAQEIEVNFAQLLEKVALISPELRVRFSTSHPKDITDEVLYTIAKYENICNYIHLPVQSGSTRVLELMNRTYTREWYINRIDAIRQIIPDCAISSDIIAGFCTETEEEHQETLSIMDYVGYDFAFTFSYSERPGTLAARKLEDDVPEEVKKRRLAEILAKQQETSLFRLQQFVGKTVKILVEGTSKKSDRDFCGRNDQNAMVVFPATAGIKAGQYVNVHIDRCTSATLLGTVVVQEEAAV
- a CDS encoding FecR family protein, whose product is MKQFETNEELIYALIIDDLDGSITAENKLLLEQWRTADADHEKTYQDFLDVQTGMDKLYKKNGYDPQESWKSLDKKITLLEDDRFAAVKPLRHKGIWYKVAAAVLLICGLGYYFIVQNGYVVISTAGNAAITRIVLPDGTEVNLNAATKIRYNKNNFAGDRKLELLTGEVFIHVVSHTSSRFRVDLGDIEAEDIGTSFNVIRNDDKIAVVVEEGKVALKHLDLNREILLTAGKLGVYDTKRKMLVAADNLNVNYKAWVDKDFIFQEVPVDQVAEQLEKVYQIPIDIKGALKDRKLTARLHYQTLDSALAVISASLQCKVIKEKDTYVLSDN
- a CDS encoding sugar 3,4-ketoisomerase, producing the protein MASLINLKTFTDKRGNLTVIERAVPFDIKRIFYIYGVDDSERGGHRHHKTIQAAICIRGNCTIYNDNGRDECTFVLDSPDKCLLIRPEDWHTMYDFSEDAILMVLASEYFDANDYISTPYVYQYSRV